One Prunus dulcis chromosome 7, ALMONDv2, whole genome shotgun sequence DNA segment encodes these proteins:
- the LOC117636130 gene encoding cation/calcium exchanger 1 produces MAAQISMNSQIMKPSACMSKHKQVAGLKESLSKILKLSPTIAGVTLLSLGNGASDVFSSIVSFTRSGDGDVGLNSVLGGAFFVSSIVVGVISILISPQQIAVDEASFVRDVIFFLFSLSSLLAIIVIGRINLWGAISFLAIYFVYVGTVSATQLYKRKNRELLGDRFSTSLAASKNLPVLQSFDDLGDSTSTPLLGYVDEDKPIFDTNSKASLDVNQEQNSGFSYLGTLIYILELPLYLPRRLTIPVVSEERWSKPYAVISVTLAPVLLAALCNTQRENQSSRGKLVTYMTAGLIGLVLGNLAYVTTKNWGPPKKCLFPWLVGGFFMSVAWTYIIAEELVCLLESYGNILGISPSILGLTVLAWGNSLNDLIANVAMAVNGGPDGAQIAISGCYAGPMFNTLVGVGISLVFSSWSEYPSSYVIPIDHSLYETIAFLMGGLLWALVILPKKDMKLDRYMGIGLVAIYLCFLFLRMAMLLVF; encoded by the exons ATGGCTGCACAAATCTCCATGAACTCACAGATTATGAAACCAAGTGCTTGTATGTCAAAACACAAACAGGTTGCAGGCCTAAAGG AGAGCTTGTCCAAAATCTTGAAGCTCTCTCCTACCATAGCCGGAGTCACCCTCCTCTCCCTCGGAAACGGGGCCTCCGATGTCTTTTCGAGCATAGTTTCTTTCACGAGATCCGGTGATGGTGATGTTGGCCTCAACAGTGTGCTAGGGGGTGCCTTCTTTGTGTCCAGCATTGTGGTAGGAGTTATTAGCATATTAATTAGCCCTCAACAGATTGCAGTTGATGAGGCCAGCTTTGTTAGAGATGTGatcttcttcttattctctctctcatctcttctTGCAATCATTGTTATTGGAAGGATCAACTTGTGGGGTGccatttcttttcttgctaTTTACTTTGTTTATGTTGGCACAGTTTCAGCCACTCAATtatacaaaaggaaaaacagagaATTGTTAGGGGACAGGTTTTCAACATCTCTTGCTGCTTCAAAGAATTTACCAGTGCTACAAAGCTTTGATGACTTAGGAGATAGTACTAGTACACCATTACTAGGCTATGTTGATGAGGATAAACCTATTTTCGACACGAATTCGAAAGCCAGTCTTGATGTTAATCAAGAACAAAATTCTGGGTTTTCTTATTTGGGAACATTGATTTATATCTTGGAGTTACCTCTCTACTTGCCTAGAAGATTGACCATACCTGTTGTGAGTGAAGAAAGATGGTCAAAGCCATATGCAGTTATTTCTGTAACTTTGGCACCAGTTTTGCTGGCTGCCCTTTGCAACACACAGAGGGAGAATCAGAGCTCAAGAGGTAAATTAGTAACATACATGACAGCAGGGCTGATTGGGTTGGTTTTGGGCAATCTTGCATATGTGACCACCAAAAATTGGGGCCCACCAAAGAAGTGCTTGTTCCCTTGGCTTGTTGGTGGGTTTTTTATGAGTGTAGCCTGGACTTATATTATTGCTGAAGAATTGGTCTGTTTGTTAGAATCATATGGGAATATATTGGGGATTAGCCCTTCAATTCTAGGACTTACTGTCCTAGCTTGGGGTAACTCCCTTAATGATTTGATAGCTAATGTTGCTATGGCAGTGAATGGTGGGCCAGATGGGGCCCAGATTGCTATTTCGGGCTGTTATGCGGGTCCCATGTTTAACACATTGGTGGGAGTGGGTATCTCACTGGTTTTCTCATCTTGGTCTGAGTATCCATCCTCCTATGTCATTCCCATTGACCATTCTCTCTATGAAACGATAGCGTTTTTGATGGGTGGCTTGCTGTGGGCCCTCGTGATTTTGCCCAAGAAGGATATGAAGCTGGATCGTTATATGGGGATTGGCCTTGTGGCAATTTACTtgtgttttctgtttctcAGGATGGCCATGCTCTTGgtcttttga
- the LOC117634547 gene encoding protein EMSY-LIKE 4-like isoform X1, whose amino-acid sequence MGNYKHNHGIGSERMSPATKPHGRDDWDVEFQIHRMEAKAYHAVLRAFSAQSNNLTWGREALMTELRKELNISDDEHGVLLTKIKSDEAIKVIREWRNDAHCAQECGKDAPRYPSKLVSNAQQREVETQRPPVSKSQKYSSCSQPCAEVIPSATAAPDAQIKDIGGMRVKLGRNFVTQGNSPFLNLKYQGELSKAQGSGDLAMLSSGNGRQSMHIIGRNPQAPYGSRSTGLVKSQLKMGFHPTGSDNLNKSSDLIKIRATDKVLYEVEKLLDCQESLVPLNVEKAKLILKEHERAILEALDKLPDVSDVDDSPKQIWHKYPHEQLPVTGRKMLIRNDFYG is encoded by the exons ATGG GAAATTACAAACACAATCATGGTATTGGATCTGAAAGGATGTCTCCAGCAACAAAGCCTCATGGAAGGGATGATTGGGATGTAGAGTTTCAGATTCACCGTATGGAAGCAAAGGCATACCATGCTGTGTTGAGGGCTTTTAGTGCTCAATCGAATAATCTAACTTGG GGACGAGAGGCACTTATGACTGAGCTGCGGAAGGAACTTAATATTTCAGATGATGAACATGGAGTTCTGCTCACGAAGATTAAGTCAGACGAGGCGATAAAAGTGATAAG GGAATGGCGGAATGATGCCCATTGTGCTCAAGAGTGTGGTAAGGATGCTCCTAGATATCCTTCTAAACTAGTGAGCAATGCTCAACAGAGAGAAGTGGAGACTCAACGTCCTCCTGTTTCAAAGTCTCAGAAATATTCCTCATGCAGTCAGCCTTGTGCAGAAGTTATCCCTTCTGCTACTGCTGCACCA GATGCCCAAATCAAAGACATTGGTGGAATGAGAGTGAAACTTGGAAGAAACTTTGTGACTCAAGGAAACAGCCCTTTTTTGAACTTGAAG TACCAAGGAGAACTTAGCAAGGCTCAAGGGAGTGGTGACTTGGCAATGCTCTCATCTGGGAATGGTAGACAGTCTATGCATATAATTGGTCGTAACCCTCAGGCACCATATGGTAGCAGAAGTACTGGACTGgtaaaatctcaattgaagATGGGCTTTCACCCAACTGGCTCTGACAATTTAAACAAAAGTTCTGATTTGATTAAGATACGTGCTACAGACAAAGTCCTTTATGAG GTTGAGAAGCTATTGGATTGTCAAGAAAGCCTAGTCCCACTAAACGTTGAGAAGGCAAAGTTAATCCTTAAA GAGCATGAAAGAGCTATCCTTGAAGCACTTGACAAACTGCCTGATGTGTCAGATGTGG ATGATTCTCCCAAGCAAATCTGGCATAAGTATCCTCATGAACAGCTTCCAGTAACGGGACGCAAAATGTTGATACGCAATGACTTCTATGGATAG
- the LOC117634547 gene encoding protein EMSY-LIKE 4-like isoform X2, with translation MSPATKPHGRDDWDVEFQIHRMEAKAYHAVLRAFSAQSNNLTWGREALMTELRKELNISDDEHGVLLTKIKSDEAIKVIREWRNDAHCAQECGKDAPRYPSKLVSNAQQREVETQRPPVSKSQKYSSCSQPCAEVIPSATAAPDAQIKDIGGMRVKLGRNFVTQGNSPFLNLKYQGELSKAQGSGDLAMLSSGNGRQSMHIIGRNPQAPYGSRSTGLVKSQLKMGFHPTGSDNLNKSSDLIKIRATDKVLYEVEKLLDCQESLVPLNVEKAKLILKEHERAILEALDKLPDVSDVDDSPKQIWHKYPHEQLPVTGRKMLIRNDFYG, from the exons ATGTCTCCAGCAACAAAGCCTCATGGAAGGGATGATTGGGATGTAGAGTTTCAGATTCACCGTATGGAAGCAAAGGCATACCATGCTGTGTTGAGGGCTTTTAGTGCTCAATCGAATAATCTAACTTGG GGACGAGAGGCACTTATGACTGAGCTGCGGAAGGAACTTAATATTTCAGATGATGAACATGGAGTTCTGCTCACGAAGATTAAGTCAGACGAGGCGATAAAAGTGATAAG GGAATGGCGGAATGATGCCCATTGTGCTCAAGAGTGTGGTAAGGATGCTCCTAGATATCCTTCTAAACTAGTGAGCAATGCTCAACAGAGAGAAGTGGAGACTCAACGTCCTCCTGTTTCAAAGTCTCAGAAATATTCCTCATGCAGTCAGCCTTGTGCAGAAGTTATCCCTTCTGCTACTGCTGCACCA GATGCCCAAATCAAAGACATTGGTGGAATGAGAGTGAAACTTGGAAGAAACTTTGTGACTCAAGGAAACAGCCCTTTTTTGAACTTGAAG TACCAAGGAGAACTTAGCAAGGCTCAAGGGAGTGGTGACTTGGCAATGCTCTCATCTGGGAATGGTAGACAGTCTATGCATATAATTGGTCGTAACCCTCAGGCACCATATGGTAGCAGAAGTACTGGACTGgtaaaatctcaattgaagATGGGCTTTCACCCAACTGGCTCTGACAATTTAAACAAAAGTTCTGATTTGATTAAGATACGTGCTACAGACAAAGTCCTTTATGAG GTTGAGAAGCTATTGGATTGTCAAGAAAGCCTAGTCCCACTAAACGTTGAGAAGGCAAAGTTAATCCTTAAA GAGCATGAAAGAGCTATCCTTGAAGCACTTGACAAACTGCCTGATGTGTCAGATGTGG ATGATTCTCCCAAGCAAATCTGGCATAAGTATCCTCATGAACAGCTTCCAGTAACGGGACGCAAAATGTTGATACGCAATGACTTCTATGGATAG